The following coding sequences lie in one Synechococcus sp. CC9902 genomic window:
- a CDS encoding NAD(+) kinase, with protein sequence MPRIGLIVNDGKPLAEQTADTIQQRLEAAGQEVVRASSAGGMVGFANPDQHLRMLGYGACVPEGFDASMALAIVLGGDGTVLSAARQTAPVGVPILTINTGHLGFLAEAYLGDLDRALEVVLTEQWTIEERSNLVVSVMRGEQRRWEALSLNEMALHREPLTSMCHFEIAIGRHAPVDIAADGIILATPTGSTAYALSAGGPVITPDCPVLQLTPIAPHSLASRALVFSDREPVTVFPATPERLIMVVDGTAGCYVWPEDRVLIRRSDHPVRFVRLVDHEFFQVLRNKLGWGLPHIAKPDKE encoded by the coding sequence GTGCCCCGAATTGGACTGATCGTGAACGATGGCAAGCCGTTGGCGGAACAAACGGCTGACACAATTCAGCAACGCTTAGAAGCCGCTGGTCAGGAGGTGGTCCGTGCCAGCAGTGCCGGTGGGATGGTCGGTTTTGCCAACCCTGATCAACACTTGCGGATGCTGGGCTACGGCGCCTGCGTCCCAGAGGGATTTGATGCATCGATGGCCCTGGCCATCGTGCTGGGAGGGGATGGAACGGTCTTGTCGGCTGCCCGTCAGACGGCGCCGGTGGGTGTACCAATTCTCACGATTAATACGGGTCATCTCGGCTTTTTGGCAGAGGCCTATCTGGGGGATTTGGATCGAGCCCTGGAGGTGGTGCTTACCGAGCAGTGGACGATTGAAGAGCGCAGCAATCTTGTGGTGAGTGTGATGCGGGGTGAGCAGCGTCGCTGGGAAGCGCTTTCGCTTAACGAGATGGCACTCCACCGAGAGCCGCTCACCAGCATGTGTCACTTCGAGATTGCGATCGGCCGCCATGCCCCCGTTGATATCGCCGCTGACGGGATCATCCTTGCGACGCCCACCGGTTCCACTGCTTACGCCCTTAGCGCGGGTGGACCAGTGATTACACCCGATTGTCCAGTGCTGCAGCTCACGCCGATTGCCCCCCACTCCTTGGCGTCCCGGGCCCTCGTCTTCAGCGACCGTGAACCGGTCACCGTGTTCCCGGCCACCCCAGAACGGCTGATCATGGTGGTGGATGGAACTGCTGGCTGTTACGTGTGGCCGGAGGATCGTGTGTTGATTCGTCGCAGTGACCACCCCGTGCGTTTCGTCCGGCTTGTGGACCACGAATTTTTCCAGGTGTTGCGCAACAAGCTCGGTTGGGGATTGCCCCACATCGCCAAGCCCGACAAGGAATGA
- the pheS gene encoding phenylalanine--tRNA ligase subunit alpha: MSATVTLQQLTDQLDALEQEAAAEIAEAVNTQSLEQLRVGLLGKKGRISVVLGAMGKLPGEERPVVGQRANVLKNQVQTLLAERLQAVKQAAMAERIAGETLDVTAPASGTPMGHRHPLISTTEEIVDLFLGLGYSVAEGPEVEQDHYNFTALNIPEYHPARDMQDTFYLKGDLLLRTHTSPVQIRHLEQNPPPVRIVAPGRVYRRDAVDATHSPVFHQVEVLAIDEGLDFSHLRGTVMAFLKAFFGDLPVRFRASYFPFTEPSAEVDVQWRGRWLEVMGCGMVDPAVLEGLGLDPERYSGFAAGLGVERFCMVRHGIDDIRRLYTSDLRFLEQF; this comes from the coding sequence GTGAGCGCCACGGTCACCCTGCAGCAGCTCACCGATCAGCTGGATGCCCTTGAGCAGGAAGCTGCCGCTGAAATTGCCGAGGCTGTCAACACCCAATCCCTCGAGCAGCTGCGTGTCGGGTTGTTAGGAAAAAAGGGTCGCATTTCCGTAGTCCTCGGAGCCATGGGCAAATTGCCTGGCGAGGAGCGGCCTGTGGTGGGGCAGCGGGCCAATGTTTTAAAAAATCAAGTGCAGACGTTGTTGGCTGAGCGCCTTCAGGCGGTGAAGCAAGCAGCGATGGCGGAACGCATCGCGGGGGAAACCCTCGACGTCACGGCTCCTGCGTCTGGAACGCCAATGGGTCACCGTCATCCATTGATTTCAACAACGGAAGAGATCGTCGACCTCTTTTTGGGGTTGGGGTACAGCGTGGCGGAGGGCCCTGAGGTGGAGCAGGACCACTACAACTTCACAGCCCTGAACATCCCGGAATACCATCCGGCTCGGGACATGCAAGACACGTTTTATTTAAAAGGTGATCTCCTGCTGAGAACCCACACCTCTCCAGTGCAGATTCGCCACCTGGAGCAGAACCCCCCACCGGTTCGCATCGTCGCGCCTGGGAGGGTCTATCGCCGTGATGCCGTGGATGCCACCCATTCGCCGGTGTTCCATCAAGTGGAGGTGTTGGCGATCGATGAAGGCTTGGATTTCAGCCACTTAAGGGGCACTGTGATGGCCTTTTTGAAAGCCTTTTTTGGTGATCTTCCGGTGCGTTTTCGGGCGAGTTATTTTCCATTCACGGAGCCTTCGGCTGAAGTGGACGTGCAGTGGCGAGGGCGCTGGCTTGAGGTGATGGGTTGCGGCATGGTCGATCCTGCCGTTTTGGAAGGGTTAGGACTAGATCCAGAGCGCTACAGCGGTTTCGCGGCTGGGTTGGGGGTTGAGCGCTTCTGCATGGTGCGCCACGGCATTGATGACATTCGCCGGCTCTACACAAGCGATCTGCGTTTCCTCGAGCAGTTTTGA
- the surE gene encoding 5'/3'-nucleotidase SurE, protein MAPLRILISNDDGVFADGIRTLAAAAAARGHEVTVVCPDQERSATGHGLTLQSPIRAERADELFAPGVTAWACSGTPADCMKLALFELVKHKPDLVLSGINHGPNLGTDVFCSGTVAAAMEGTLEGIRSLAVSSACFQWRQFQAAADLAMDVSEQAIHGNWPENMLLNLNIPPCAKEVMGPLRWTRLSIRRYDEQFSSRKDPRGRAYYWLAGEVVNDLESAGEGPKDWPSDVAQIHKNCPSLTPIQPDLFWRGPLGDLPQLKLNDQSVH, encoded by the coding sequence ATGGCACCGCTTCGGATTCTGATCAGCAACGACGATGGCGTATTTGCTGATGGGATTCGGACCCTCGCGGCAGCTGCGGCAGCCCGGGGCCATGAGGTGACTGTTGTCTGTCCTGACCAGGAACGCTCAGCCACGGGGCACGGCCTCACCCTTCAATCCCCCATCCGAGCTGAACGGGCCGATGAGCTGTTTGCCCCAGGCGTCACGGCGTGGGCCTGCAGTGGCACCCCAGCCGACTGCATGAAGCTGGCTCTGTTTGAGCTGGTGAAACACAAACCTGATCTTGTTTTATCCGGCATTAACCACGGACCCAATCTCGGCACCGATGTGTTTTGTTCCGGCACCGTGGCTGCCGCCATGGAGGGAACGCTCGAGGGGATTCGCTCACTTGCGGTAAGCAGTGCCTGCTTCCAATGGCGCCAATTTCAAGCCGCCGCTGATCTAGCGATGGATGTAAGTGAACAAGCCATCCATGGCAACTGGCCCGAAAACATGCTGCTCAATTTGAATATTCCGCCCTGTGCCAAGGAGGTGATGGGCCCCCTTCGTTGGACCCGACTGTCGATCCGGAGATACGACGAGCAATTCAGCTCCCGCAAGGATCCGCGTGGCCGCGCCTACTACTGGCTCGCCGGTGAAGTGGTGAACGATTTGGAATCAGCAGGCGAAGGGCCCAAAGACTGGCCGAGCGACGTGGCGCAAATCCACAAGAACTGCCCATCACTCACCCCTATTCAGCCAGATTTGTTCTGGAGAGGTCCCCTTGGGGATCTCCCCCAGCTGAAGCTGAACGATCAGTCGGTCCACTGA
- a CDS encoding DUF3611 family protein: MADRLDFQQLSFGLKRMGWIRFWIQVVLGVVVVGVLIFNNIGGSLARNAERAVGLGPGLSLTTLSFLVLLYSLWQGWLIVRIGRAVDSAARPTRGETARLIKRGLLADLVGLTFAAIGYQALAGSLFVQASMQTPGIAIGGGGSADNLAITSLEMLSVLSNTQVLFGHLIGLILSLWLLQRVYRTQ; this comes from the coding sequence ATGGCAGATCGCCTTGATTTCCAGCAGTTGTCCTTTGGGCTGAAGCGCATGGGCTGGATCCGTTTTTGGATTCAGGTGGTGCTCGGAGTCGTGGTGGTGGGGGTTTTGATTTTCAACAACATTGGCGGAAGTTTGGCCCGTAATGCTGAACGGGCCGTGGGTTTGGGGCCAGGGTTATCGCTCACCACCCTGTCGTTTTTGGTGTTGTTGTACAGCCTCTGGCAAGGCTGGTTGATTGTTCGAATCGGCCGGGCCGTGGACAGTGCAGCGCGACCCACCCGTGGTGAAACGGCACGGCTGATTAAGCGGGGTTTGCTCGCTGATCTTGTGGGCCTCACCTTTGCGGCGATTGGCTATCAAGCCCTGGCCGGAAGTTTGTTCGTTCAAGCCTCAATGCAGACCCCAGGCATCGCCATTGGTGGTGGTGGTTCTGCAGACAATTTGGCGATCACATCGCTCGAGATGCTTTCGGTGTTGAGCAACACCCAAGTTTTATTTGGACATTTGATTGGTTTGATTCTTTCGCTGTGGCTCCTGCAACGCGTTTATCGCACCCAGTAA
- a CDS encoding bifunctional riboflavin kinase/FAD synthetase has product MIPLCSPKDARRPTALALGSFDGIHAGHRAVIAAALDGLDPEIGAVPSVVSFWPHPREVLFGETRLRLDLPQEKLSLLGPLGIEQLVLVPFTKELAQLSAEEFADSVLLETLQAKRIAVGTNFRFGHRRAGDAELLQRLARRRGVDVRIVDIVEDADGRMSSSRIRSALEQGALAQAEALLGRPYRFQGKVVRGRGLGREIGWPTANLQVDGRKFLPGLGVYAAWVQLDGAGDVMPAVMNLGPQPTVDPNSPSAVEVHLLDRNLELDHRELVVEPVHRLRGQKKFNGLQELSAQIGDDAEAARQLLKNPG; this is encoded by the coding sequence TTGATCCCGCTCTGCTCGCCAAAGGATGCACGCCGGCCCACCGCCCTGGCCCTTGGCAGCTTCGATGGGATCCACGCTGGTCACCGCGCCGTGATTGCCGCGGCCCTCGATGGACTGGATCCAGAGATCGGTGCCGTTCCTAGCGTGGTGAGCTTCTGGCCCCACCCCCGCGAAGTGCTGTTTGGGGAAACACGGTTGCGCCTCGACCTCCCCCAGGAAAAGCTGTCTTTACTCGGACCGTTGGGCATCGAACAGCTAGTGCTGGTGCCCTTCACCAAAGAGCTGGCGCAACTCAGCGCTGAAGAGTTCGCAGATTCAGTTCTGTTGGAGACCCTTCAGGCCAAACGGATTGCTGTGGGGACCAACTTCCGCTTTGGTCACCGACGTGCCGGCGATGCAGAGCTCCTGCAACGCCTGGCTCGTCGTCGAGGCGTGGACGTGAGGATTGTTGACATCGTTGAGGACGCGGACGGGCGCATGAGCAGCAGCCGGATTCGTTCCGCTCTTGAGCAAGGTGCGTTGGCACAGGCAGAAGCTCTCCTAGGTCGGCCCTACCGCTTCCAAGGCAAGGTGGTCCGCGGCCGTGGACTGGGACGGGAGATCGGCTGGCCGACGGCCAATTTGCAGGTGGATGGTCGCAAGTTCTTACCTGGCCTTGGGGTCTACGCCGCCTGGGTTCAACTGGATGGAGCAGGAGACGTCATGCCCGCGGTGATGAACCTGGGGCCCCAACCAACGGTGGATCCCAATTCACCCTCAGCGGTGGAAGTGCACCTGCTCGATCGCAACCTGGAGCTCGACCATCGCGAGCTAGTCGTTGAACCCGTTCATCGCCTTCGCGGCCAGAAAAAATTCAACGGACTTCAAGAACTCAGTGCGCAGATCGGAGACGATGCCGAAGCGGCCCGACAATTGCTCAAGAATCCTGGCTAA
- a CDS encoding thiamine phosphate synthase → MESMGEGPLRLVDPRVARLIDANLDRSREGLRVVEDWCRFGLERDDLVVQLKDWRQRLGRLHRSTYKQARSTATDPGAGLSHPAQLERDNPQAVVAANCGRVQEALRVLEEYGRSIDPSLASESAAIRYGLYDLEVTCLNASLGNARRQTLNNCQLCLITTPCPDLIERVRQSLTAGVTMVQYRCKSGNDRERLDEAKALRMLCQTHGALFVINDRIDLALAVDADGVHLGQDDLPTDVARDLIGEARLLGRSTHTLDDVRRADTEACDYLGLGPVHTTAVKPEKAAIGPVRLQDAQALTRLPVFAIGGIELKNITALLDVGCRRVAVIGAIMAAENPESASQQLLQALLPPVD, encoded by the coding sequence ATGGAATCGATGGGTGAGGGGCCATTGCGATTGGTTGATCCACGGGTGGCACGACTGATCGATGCCAATCTCGATCGATCCAGGGAAGGCCTGCGCGTCGTGGAGGACTGGTGCCGGTTTGGCCTAGAGCGCGACGATCTGGTTGTACAACTCAAAGATTGGCGGCAACGCCTGGGGCGACTTCACCGAAGCACTTATAAACAGGCGCGATCGACGGCCACAGACCCTGGGGCTGGGCTCAGCCATCCAGCCCAACTGGAACGTGACAATCCCCAAGCAGTGGTGGCGGCCAATTGCGGCCGTGTGCAAGAAGCGCTTCGCGTATTGGAGGAATACGGCCGCAGCATTGATCCATCCCTGGCATCCGAATCAGCCGCGATCCGTTACGGGCTTTACGACCTGGAAGTCACTTGTCTCAACGCCAGTTTGGGCAACGCACGTCGCCAAACCCTGAACAACTGCCAGCTATGCCTGATCACTACCCCATGCCCCGATCTCATTGAGCGGGTGAGACAGTCCCTCACTGCCGGGGTGACGATGGTGCAGTACCGCTGCAAAAGCGGAAACGACCGTGAGCGCCTTGATGAAGCCAAGGCATTGCGAATGCTGTGTCAGACCCACGGAGCTCTCTTTGTGATCAATGACCGCATCGATCTAGCCCTCGCAGTCGATGCCGATGGCGTGCACCTCGGCCAAGACGATCTACCCACCGATGTTGCCCGAGACTTAATCGGAGAAGCTCGACTACTCGGGCGCAGCACCCACACCCTGGACGACGTGCGCCGTGCGGATACCGAAGCCTGCGATTACTTGGGGCTCGGACCGGTTCACACCACTGCTGTTAAACCAGAAAAAGCCGCAATCGGCCCGGTGCGTCTTCAAGATGCCCAGGCACTGACCCGTCTCCCGGTGTTCGCCATTGGCGGCATTGAGCTCAAGAACATCACGGCACTCCTCGATGTGGGTTGCCGGCGCGTTGCTGTGATCGGCGCAATCATGGCTGCGGAGAACCCTGAGAGCGCTAGTCAACAGTTGCTTCAGGCCTTATTGCCCCCCGTCGATTGA
- the thiS gene encoding sulfur carrier protein ThiS: MALDLQVNGERRRLDPAPTPSTLVLVIEALAYNPQLVVAEHNGVIVPRTQWANTAVSEGDNLEIVTIVGGGS; encoded by the coding sequence ATGGCTCTCGACCTCCAAGTGAATGGCGAACGTCGCCGTCTTGATCCAGCTCCGACGCCATCAACCTTGGTGTTGGTAATCGAAGCGCTTGCCTATAACCCTCAACTCGTAGTTGCCGAACACAACGGCGTCATCGTTCCGCGCACGCAGTGGGCGAACACCGCGGTCAGCGAAGGCGACAACCTCGAAATTGTCACCATCGTGGGTGGCGGTTCCTAG
- a CDS encoding DUF1517 domain-containing protein: protein MVLVGLSLIHVQPADAARGGRMGGGSFRAPSMPRSGGRSYGGGGYRGGGYGGGYGGGYRGGGMGFPFLIPIFGFGGGGLFGLLILMAVAGVLVNAVRGGISGGGAPGMGGAPAAPALPRNVNMIQLQVGLLASAKSVQDDLRRLAASSDTGSKSGLQRLLQETTLALLRQPDLWVYANSESGSVPFNAAEATFNRLSMNERSKLDAELTSNVGGERRAEANVGSGDADDTNEFIVVTLLVASTASAKLAGSDTGEELRQTLRILGSTASTELIALEVIWQPEGRGDVLSAEDLVTAYPNLQHL, encoded by the coding sequence ATGGTGTTGGTGGGCCTCAGCCTGATTCACGTCCAACCTGCTGATGCAGCTCGGGGTGGCCGTATGGGTGGTGGGAGTTTTCGAGCGCCTTCCATGCCTCGATCCGGCGGGCGCAGCTATGGCGGTGGTGGGTACCGAGGGGGTGGTTACGGCGGTGGTTACGGCGGTGGCTACAGGGGAGGCGGCATGGGTTTCCCCTTCCTGATTCCGATTTTTGGATTCGGGGGTGGCGGTCTCTTCGGACTGCTGATCTTGATGGCCGTAGCTGGGGTTTTAGTGAACGCCGTCCGTGGTGGCATCAGCGGAGGGGGAGCCCCAGGCATGGGCGGAGCTCCTGCCGCTCCGGCCCTCCCTCGCAACGTGAACATGATTCAGCTACAGGTGGGTCTGCTCGCCAGCGCGAAATCAGTACAAGACGACCTACGCCGACTGGCCGCGAGCTCTGACACAGGTAGCAAAAGCGGCTTACAACGCCTTCTCCAAGAGACAACCCTTGCGCTTCTGCGCCAGCCCGATCTCTGGGTCTACGCCAATTCTGAGAGCGGAAGTGTTCCCTTCAATGCGGCTGAAGCCACCTTCAATCGGCTGTCGATGAATGAACGCAGCAAATTAGATGCTGAGCTCACCAGCAACGTGGGTGGTGAGCGCCGTGCTGAAGCGAACGTTGGTTCTGGTGATGCTGATGACACCAACGAATTCATCGTGGTGACGTTATTGGTGGCCTCAACAGCGTCAGCCAAGCTGGCTGGCTCAGATACCGGGGAAGAGTTGCGTCAAACCCTGCGCATTTTGGGTTCAACGGCATCCACCGAACTCATTGCCCTTGAAGTGATCTGGCAACCGGAAGGCAGAGGTGATGTGTTGAGCGCTGAAGATTTGGTAACGGCATATCCAAACCTCCAACATCTCTGA
- the larB gene encoding nickel pincer cofactor biosynthesis protein LarB has product MVDARLDLQRRRRLGMVEAIWGEHKTGDQIIAILKRFEDAGELGLVTRVDATKADFISAALPQVRIHPHARCLTMGALPTPKGGAPEVAVISGGSSDRTVVSEATLALQCHGIGVDTVMDVGVAGLHRLLDQLPRLQTARVLIACAGMEGALPTVITGLVPQPVIGVPVSVGYGISQGGRTALEGMLASCAPGLLVTNIDNGYGAAMAALRILRGDAEDGWE; this is encoded by the coding sequence ATGGTGGATGCCCGGCTCGATCTGCAGCGTCGACGGCGCCTCGGGATGGTGGAGGCCATCTGGGGTGAGCACAAAACTGGCGATCAAATCATTGCGATTTTGAAGCGCTTTGAGGATGCGGGCGAGCTGGGGTTGGTCACTCGGGTGGATGCAACGAAAGCAGATTTCATATCGGCGGCTTTACCCCAGGTGCGGATTCATCCCCACGCAAGATGTTTAACGATGGGTGCTTTGCCCACGCCAAAGGGCGGTGCACCAGAGGTGGCGGTGATCAGTGGCGGCAGCAGCGATCGCACGGTGGTGTCGGAGGCAACTCTTGCGTTGCAGTGCCATGGAATCGGCGTCGATACCGTGATGGACGTGGGGGTGGCCGGGTTGCATCGTCTGCTCGACCAACTACCAAGGCTGCAAACCGCTCGCGTTTTGATCGCTTGTGCGGGCATGGAAGGAGCTTTGCCCACGGTGATCACTGGCTTAGTGCCCCAACCGGTGATTGGTGTACCGGTGTCTGTCGGTTATGGCATCAGCCAGGGTGGACGCACCGCCCTAGAAGGAATGTTGGCGAGTTGTGCGCCTGGATTATTGGTGACCAATATCGATAACGGATACGGAGCGGCCATGGCAGCTCTGCGAATCCTGCGGGGTGACGCAGAGGATGGATGGGAATAA
- a CDS encoding TIGR03792 family protein, protein MIRKFVLLFAILVMFAGQVLASDAVIEQLRLKVPESQVQTWLDAEKQTWQPWLEQQDGFLGRDIAWDPAHEEGQLLIHWATRDQWKAINPDDVDMVQRQFDSVVNAALGRSASAESPFPLVLEGELLPLRLPG, encoded by the coding sequence ATGATTCGCAAGTTTGTGCTGCTGTTCGCCATCCTTGTGATGTTCGCAGGACAGGTTTTGGCCAGTGATGCGGTAATTGAACAACTGCGTTTGAAGGTTCCGGAGTCTCAAGTTCAGACCTGGCTTGATGCAGAGAAGCAGACTTGGCAGCCCTGGCTTGAGCAACAGGATGGATTCCTTGGACGCGACATCGCCTGGGATCCGGCGCATGAGGAAGGACAGCTGTTGATTCATTGGGCCACCCGTGATCAATGGAAGGCGATCAACCCCGATGACGTGGACATGGTGCAGCGCCAATTTGATTCCGTTGTGAATGCTGCATTGGGCCGTTCTGCATCGGCGGAATCCCCGTTCCCCTTGGTGCTGGAGGGTGAGTTGTTGCCGCTCCGCTTGCCCGGCTGA
- the trmD gene encoding tRNA (guanosine(37)-N1)-methyltransferase TrmD, with protein sequence MATYRLDVVTLAPQAFAPLLELGVIGRAFSAGIAEMHLHNPREFATDRHRKVDDVPYGGGAGMVLKPEPVFAAMESVPRCPRSRVLLMSPQGRPLQQSDLQRWSREFDQLVFLCGHYEGFDERIRGLADEEVSIGDFVLTGGELPAMTVINGVVRLLPGTVGAPDSLVEESHSTVLLEHPHYTRPADFRGMTVPAVLRSGDHGAIANWRQQQRELRTQERRPDLWTRWQTERMELPCDTAMQLRIGNGYDMHRLVKGRPLILGGVTLDHPDGLGLDGHSDADVLVHAVMDALLGALSLGDIGKYFPPTDPKWKGADSLMLLEQVVQLVGNQGWQVVNLDAVVIAERPKLKPHIEVMRSNIAMRIGIAGDAVGVKATTNEKLGAEGREEGISCHAVALLQKP encoded by the coding sequence ATGGCGACCTATCGCCTTGACGTGGTGACCCTGGCTCCCCAGGCGTTTGCTCCTTTATTGGAGTTGGGTGTGATCGGGCGAGCCTTCTCCGCTGGGATTGCGGAGATGCATCTGCACAATCCACGGGAGTTCGCCACCGATCGTCACCGCAAAGTGGATGACGTGCCCTACGGCGGTGGTGCCGGAATGGTGCTTAAGCCCGAACCGGTGTTTGCCGCCATGGAGTCGGTGCCGCGCTGTCCACGCTCCAGGGTTTTGCTGATGTCTCCCCAGGGACGCCCGTTACAGCAGAGCGATCTTCAACGCTGGTCGCGGGAGTTCGATCAGTTGGTGTTTCTCTGTGGGCATTACGAAGGGTTTGATGAACGCATTCGCGGCCTCGCAGATGAGGAGGTTTCGATCGGAGATTTTGTGCTCACCGGTGGGGAATTGCCCGCGATGACCGTGATCAATGGTGTGGTGCGATTACTCCCCGGGACGGTGGGGGCCCCCGATTCGTTGGTGGAGGAGAGTCACAGCACGGTGTTACTGGAACACCCTCACTACACCCGGCCTGCGGACTTCAGAGGGATGACGGTGCCCGCGGTGCTTCGCAGTGGAGACCATGGAGCGATTGCGAACTGGAGGCAGCAACAGCGTGAGCTGCGAACCCAGGAACGCCGGCCGGATCTTTGGACGCGGTGGCAAACCGAGAGAATGGAGCTCCCTTGCGACACCGCCATGCAGTTGCGTATCGGCAACGGTTACGACATGCACCGGTTGGTGAAGGGTCGACCTTTAATCCTTGGTGGCGTGACCTTGGATCATCCGGATGGACTCGGTTTGGATGGCCACAGTGATGCCGATGTGTTGGTGCATGCCGTGATGGATGCCCTGCTGGGCGCGTTATCCCTCGGGGATATCGGTAAATATTTCCCGCCGACCGACCCCAAGTGGAAGGGTGCTGACAGTTTGATGCTGCTGGAGCAGGTGGTTCAGCTTGTGGGCAATCAGGGCTGGCAGGTGGTGAATCTTGATGCTGTTGTGATTGCGGAGCGGCCCAAGCTCAAGCCCCATATCGAAGTCATGCGATCGAACATCGCGATGCGCATTGGCATCGCCGGAGATGCTGTTGGTGTCAAAGCAACCACCAATGAAAAGCTGGGTGCAGAGGGCCGTGAAGAGGGGATCAGCTGCCATGCCGTGGCGCTCTTGCAGAAACCATGA
- a CDS encoding phycobiliprotein lyase: protein MSEQPFPPADPAAFIALCDGQWMSLRSCFELSLEGDDEWHNSERGELTVRRESTPASGLGQLVVQAPSGVSSTLLFSEDGGLSRNGEPAGTWLFWPDGSMELNLPSPDGVVVQERIWFTRANLRLRSTTAVNGEGVPLQGSFCTDIRRVSKPSA, encoded by the coding sequence ATGAGTGAACAACCCTTCCCTCCTGCCGATCCAGCCGCATTCATTGCCCTTTGCGATGGGCAATGGATGAGTTTGCGGAGCTGTTTCGAGCTGTCGTTGGAAGGAGACGATGAATGGCACAACAGTGAACGTGGGGAGTTGACGGTGCGTCGTGAAAGCACCCCAGCGTCTGGCCTGGGTCAGCTGGTGGTGCAAGCTCCCAGTGGAGTCAGCAGCACCCTTTTGTTTTCCGAGGATGGTGGCTTATCTCGCAATGGAGAGCCTGCGGGAACCTGGCTCTTTTGGCCCGACGGCAGCATGGAACTCAATCTTCCGAGCCCCGATGGTGTTGTGGTGCAGGAGCGAATTTGGTTCACGCGCGCGAATTTGCGTTTGCGCAGCACTACGGCCGTGAATGGTGAAGGTGTTCCCCTGCAGGGCAGCTTTTGCACCGACATCCGCCGGGTTTCGAAGCCCTCCGCTTAA
- a CDS encoding phytanoyl-CoA dioxygenase family protein, with product MLSLLTRTKSFRDPWVGHPILNRQFQLHRRRVEIAETLCTWRRWLKPGRCADLERDGFVVIQNFLPPSQFAALRDEVESRVSDVAHQHPMPVNNRVGFQPKQPFPGGFDRFDGGTLNRFLHIDPLEMPQAAKVCHDPRLSSCSRQVIGLPMDHHKVDVYLTVHGEERETPDLQKDLHRDTFFRALKFWLFLRPVELDDGPFEYVPGSHRLDPVRLRWEQSTADAALLHRRQPDVSGSFRIRDEALVSLGLPKPIAVTCPANTLVLADVFGFHRRGAAVPGHQRLAVYGWNRPYPFLPITW from the coding sequence ATGCTCTCTTTGCTGACACGCACCAAGAGCTTTCGGGATCCTTGGGTCGGTCATCCCATCCTGAACCGGCAGTTTCAGCTGCACCGTCGACGGGTGGAAATCGCCGAAACCCTTTGCACTTGGCGGCGGTGGTTAAAACCCGGACGATGCGCCGATCTCGAGCGCGATGGGTTTGTTGTGATCCAAAACTTCCTCCCGCCGAGCCAATTTGCCGCGTTGCGTGATGAGGTGGAATCGCGGGTGAGTGATGTTGCGCATCAGCATCCGATGCCTGTGAACAATCGGGTTGGATTCCAACCCAAGCAACCCTTCCCCGGCGGATTTGATCGGTTTGATGGCGGCACCCTCAACCGCTTCCTTCATATCGATCCATTGGAGATGCCCCAGGCGGCGAAGGTCTGTCATGACCCACGCTTGTCGTCCTGCTCTCGGCAGGTGATCGGTTTGCCGATGGATCACCACAAGGTAGATGTGTACTTAACGGTTCATGGGGAGGAGCGCGAAACCCCTGATCTTCAGAAAGATCTGCATCGCGATACGTTTTTTCGTGCCTTGAAGTTTTGGTTGTTCTTACGCCCTGTCGAGCTCGATGACGGTCCGTTTGAGTACGTCCCCGGTAGTCATCGTTTGGATCCAGTCCGCTTGCGCTGGGAACAATCCACTGCAGATGCGGCGCTATTGCATCGCCGTCAGCCCGATGTTTCGGGCTCATTTCGGATTCGAGATGAGGCTTTGGTAAGCCTGGGCTTGCCAAAGCCCATAGCCGTGACCTGTCCTGCCAACACCCTTGTGCTTGCCGATGTGTTCGGCTTCCACCGTCGTGGTGCCGCTGTACCCGGACACCAGCGCCTCGCTGTTTATGGATGGAATCGGCCGTATCCATTTTTGCCGATCACTTGGTGA